Part of the bacterium genome is shown below.
AGGGTTTTGGGGGTCCTGTTGTTCATCTTCACTTCGGGGGCTTTTGCGGCCGACCTGAAATGGGAATCGGCCGCGACCAAGGCCAAGGTGGCGCGGAAGGTCCGGGCCGTCGAGCGTGTGGACCAAAAAGGACCCTTTCGGGACGACTGGGATTCCCTGAAGGCCTACCGGGTCCCCGACTGGTACCGGGACGCCAAGTTCGGCATCTTCATCCACTGGGGCCTCTATTCGGTGCCCGGATATGCCAATGAGTGGTATTCCCGCAACATGTACCAGCAGGGTGACGACGCCTTCAAGCACCACGTGGCCACCTATGGCCCTCAGGACAAGTTCGGCTACAAGGATCTCATCCCCCTCTTCAAGGCCGAGAAATACGACCCTTCCTATTGGGCCAAGCTCTTCAAGATGGCCGGCGCCCGCTATGTGGTGCCGGTCGCCGAGCACCATGACGGCTTCGCCATGTACGATTCGGACCTTTCCCGCTGGACCGCCAAGAAGATGGGACCCAAGCGCGACTTGATCGGCGAACTGGCCAAAGCCGTCCGGAAGGAAGGGTTGGTCTTCGGGCTTTCCTCCCACCGGGCGGAGCATTGGTGGTTCATGAGCGGCGGGACCAAGTTCCCCTCGGACGTCCAGGAC
Proteins encoded:
- a CDS encoding alpha-L-fucosidase, producing MFIFTSGAFAADLKWESAATKAKVARKVRAVERVDQKGPFRDDWDSLKAYRVPDWYRDAKFGIFIHWGLYSVPGYANEWYSRNMYQQGDDAFKHHVATYGPQDKFGYKDLIPLFKAEKYDPSYWAKLFKMAGARYVVPVAEHHDGFAMYDSDLSRWTAKKMGPKRDLIGELAKAVRKEGLVFGLSSHRAEHWWFMSGGTKFPSDVQDPKYADFYGPAREDYSDPDEEWTRNWLARSAELVDKYKPQIVYFDWWIGEAPAFKSYIPKFAAYYYDRAKQRNQQVVLNLKDKAFVPGTAVQDVEKGKLPGINPAPWQTDTSVSWKSWAYLKDDSLKDKGYLVRSLIDTVSKNGNLLLDIGPAPDGTIPEAQEKVLLG